A region of Flavobacterium album DNA encodes the following proteins:
- a CDS encoding hydroxymethylglutaryl-CoA reductase, degradative → MSKAISGFSKLSKEEKIGWIANEYFSNPEAAAALLKKYWNADAALQQLHDEFIENTITNFYLPLGVAPNFTINGRDYIIPMATEESSVVAAAAKAAKFWSARGGFKATVINTEKIGQVHFIFNGTSEKLQAFFDTVKPKFFEGTQSITANMQKRGGGILDITLRDKTAELHGYYQLHATFDTKNSMGANFINSCLEQFSRILKEEALAYAEFTETEKQVQVVMSILSNYVPNCIVRAEASCPVAELNVDSGIDPQEFASKFLTAVRIAEIEPYRAVTHNKGIMNGIDAVVVATGNDFRAVEAGVHAYASRNGQYGSLSHAKVENGIFTFWLEVPLALGTVGGLTSLHPLVKLSHEMLGNPNADELMQIVAVAGLAQNFAALRSLTTTGIQQGHMKMHLMNILNQLHATENEKLEAVKHFQNNNVSHSAVHSYIDQLRKFDPTTIEKDFLQ, encoded by the coding sequence ATGAGTAAAGCAATATCGGGGTTTTCCAAACTTTCCAAGGAAGAAAAGATCGGCTGGATAGCTAACGAATACTTTTCAAATCCCGAAGCAGCAGCAGCACTGCTGAAAAAATACTGGAATGCCGATGCCGCTTTGCAGCAACTGCACGACGAATTCATAGAAAATACTATCACAAACTTCTACCTTCCGCTTGGGGTTGCACCGAATTTTACCATCAACGGGCGCGACTATATCATCCCGATGGCTACCGAAGAAAGCTCTGTAGTCGCGGCGGCCGCTAAAGCGGCAAAGTTCTGGTCGGCACGAGGCGGTTTCAAGGCAACAGTCATCAATACCGAAAAAATTGGCCAGGTACACTTTATATTTAATGGGACTTCCGAAAAGCTACAGGCTTTTTTTGACACCGTAAAACCTAAGTTTTTTGAAGGTACACAATCCATTACCGCCAATATGCAGAAACGCGGCGGCGGCATACTCGATATAACGCTTCGCGACAAGACGGCGGAACTGCATGGCTATTACCAGCTGCATGCCACTTTTGACACCAAAAACAGCATGGGCGCCAATTTCATCAATTCGTGCCTGGAGCAATTTTCCAGGATACTAAAGGAAGAAGCCTTGGCATACGCCGAATTTACTGAAACCGAAAAGCAGGTACAGGTCGTAATGAGCATCCTGTCGAATTACGTACCCAATTGTATCGTCCGCGCCGAGGCATCCTGCCCCGTAGCCGAATTGAATGTCGACAGCGGCATCGACCCACAGGAATTTGCATCAAAGTTCCTTACAGCCGTCCGCATTGCCGAAATAGAGCCATACCGTGCCGTGACACATAACAAAGGCATTATGAATGGCATTGATGCTGTAGTTGTAGCCACCGGCAATGACTTCCGCGCTGTGGAAGCAGGGGTGCATGCCTACGCTTCCCGAAATGGGCAATACGGCAGCCTTTCGCATGCCAAAGTAGAAAATGGCATCTTTACCTTCTGGCTCGAAGTGCCGCTGGCATTAGGAACGGTAGGTGGGCTTACTTCACTTCACCCTTTGGTAAAGCTCTCGCACGAAATGCTGGGCAATCCTAACGCCGATGAACTCATGCAAATAGTAGCCGTGGCAGGGCTGGCGCAAAATTTTGCAGCGCTTCGCTCGCTTACCACCACCGGCATACAGCAGGGGCACATGAAAATGCACCTGATGAACATCCTTAACCAGCTACACGCTACCGAAAATGAAAAACTGGAAGCCGTAAAACATTTCCAAAACAATAACGTAAGCCATTCGGCGGTGCATAGCTATATCGACCAATTGCGGAAATTTGACCCCACCACTATTGAAAAAGACTTTTTACAGTAA